From the Scylla paramamosain isolate STU-SP2022 chromosome 13, ASM3559412v1, whole genome shotgun sequence genome, the window CTGTAAAGGAAATTAGGGATCATTTAGACAGACATAGTTTGATAACAGATTCACAGCATGACTTCACAAAGGGAAAGTCATGCCTTAGGAATGTGTTGAGTTTTATAGTGAAATCTGTTAGACACCAGATAATGAGGATGATTAAAACATAATAAAGCTGAACTTAGTAAGGCATTCAACAAGGTCCATCCAAAGCCTCTTGAATAAATAAGTTTATGGTGCATGGGATGGATGGCAAAGTTTTAGGCAGGATAAAATCATGGTTATGTGATAATAACATAGTTACAATTAATGGTTCCAAATATGAGTGTGGACAAGTCATTTGTGGAGTACCACAAGTATGAGGAAcctcattatttttcatatacattaatgatctaGATAATAGGATTAGTAACAatattagtaaatttgcagataaTGCAAAGATAAGTTGATTAAATTAGATTCTGGTGCAGTTTCCCTGTAGACAGACTTGGATCAAATTGAACAAATGAACAGAGAGATGGCAAATACaatttaatattaacaaatgtaAAGTGCTTACCATTGGAAGAAGAAATCTACACAATAAAGAATAATGTTCTTGTAAGATCAGAGTACAAAAAAAAGATTTGCCAGTCATAGTGAGCTCTAATCTCCTTCAGAGAAAAGATTGCATAGAGGCCACAAATAAAGCATAATATGTATTATGACTTTAGGACTATTatgacttttattattattaaaagtattacaaaagtattattattataaagtattataaaagcttttgatatatgtaaggtaacagcaaaagtttcaaccAAAGtcttaaagaggatgaccaagactcagtaaggaaagccagaggatcaccagttgagcagccttgatggaacctatactggcgatcagatagaaggttgtgaagtgatagatgtttaaaaatcttcctgttgaggatagattaaaaaactttagttaggcagaaaattaaagcaataggatagtagtttgagggattagaacagtcacccttttttaggaacagactgaatgtaggcaaacttccagcaagaaggaaaggtagatgttgacagataaagttgaaagagtttgactaggcaagatgcaagcatggagacacagttttgaagaacaacaggagggaccccatcatgttcataagccttctgagggtttaggccagtgagggtatggaaaacatcattgcgaagaattttaataagtagcatgaagtaatcagagagtggaggagagggaggaacaagccctgaattatccaaggtagagttttttgcaaagattggaacgaagagttcagctttagagatcaatgtgatagcagtggtgcaatttggttgaaataaaggaaggaaagaagaagaagcaaggttATTGCTGATGTTTTTTGCCAgaggtcacgaggggagttggatcttgaaagattttgacactttctattaatgaaggagtttttggctagttggagaacagacttggcatggttccgggcagaattataaagtgcatgagattctggcgatggaaggctcaagtacctttttgtggcccacctctctatcatgtatagcacaagaacaggctatATTAAACCAagctttggaaggtttaggttgagaaaaagagtgaggaatgtacacttccatgccagacactaccacctctgttatgtccttggcacacagagacaggtctctgacacagaagcagtagtcattctaaggaaattCAAcataatacctcttcaggtcctcacaactagcagaggcaaaatgccagaggcacctctgcttagagggttcctgaggagggattggagcaacaggacaagacacagatatgagattgtgattggaggagcccaacagagaagagagggtaacagcataagcaggattagaggttaggaaaaggtcaagaatgttgggcatatctccaagactgtcAAGAATACAAGTatagtgttgcaccaattgctctaggtcatggattatagcaaagttaaaggctatttcaccaggatggtcaatgaagggagaggaaagccaaagctggcagtgaacactgaagtctccaagaatggagatctccacaaaagggaagagaatcagaatgtgctccactttggaagttaagtagtcaaagaatttcttatagtcagaggagttaggtgagaggtatacagcacagataaatttagtttgagagtgactctgtacttgtagccagatggtggaaaacttggaagattcaagagtgtgggcatgagagcaggttacgTCTTTgggcacataaacacaacatacagatttggattgaaaatgaggataaagaaagtaggagggaacaaaataggggctactgtcagttgcctcagatgcCTGTgtatcagtgaggaaaagaagatgaggtttaagaGAGGAGAGTTGGTGTCCTACAAATTGGAAATTAGATCTAatactgtgaatgttgcagaagttaatgaagaaaagttcagtggggggaggggggaggatgtcaagacacttagggtcaataccagaagagcagtctgacctggggatatttgtggtcccctccccagatggggactctgaggctggtgaagttgccatgataattttgaattttgatgAGACGTgtagttgccatgataattttgaattttgagtgaagggtgtgtgtgtaattaggtgcttgtagttttgtgtgaaggaagggagttgtctttagaaggtaGGTTGTGACTGcgcctttgtgttgtgagacacacagagaaacattcagtgaggtcgcagctgggtttaatgataagtttacagcacctccctgatacagtgctttagacttcactggggATAATCatcatttcagcaggtgtctactgtctcCTCCAGTATGGGTCTCTTAAAATCAGTACAGAGGGGAATAACTAATACAAGGGATGAGAGGTACTCCTTTTGAAATGATATTGAAGCTTTTGAATTTATTTTCCTTAGAGTGTTATAGGTTAAGAGTAGATCTGATAGACacctttaagtggtataaagaaCAAGAGTGATGTAAAGAAAATTCTCATAGTCAGTAATTAGGCCAGGATAAGATGtaacctaaagaaaaaaatcataggaAAGAAagcattggttctcaaatagtgttGGATGAATTTAATAGacttaggttgttagtgttgtgctattagggagatttaaaaaagattacacaaatgaggatgataggtgaaaataggtaggaaTATATTTTACAGGGACTACCACATGTAGGATtgaacttcctttattttattatgattttattttgtaATACACTTATCTAATAGCaataaatagcaataatagcaataaaaaatatTGAGCATTTAAGATAGCctgaacaataaataaataaataaataaataaatacattcatacaatattttttttttttttcaggcaccATAATTAAAGTTGAGGAGGAAAATGCTTTTATCCACTTCATTTGTGGCAACTGTAAGAGTGACAAGATACAGGAGGCAGGGGATGGCCATATAGATTGTATATCATGTGGTCATAAATCAGTCCTTCACAGCCAAGGTTACTTCTTGGAAGTGTGGCTTGATTGTGGTCCTGACCTTCAGCAAACTTATGTCAAAGTGAAGGTAAGAGCTTCATAATACCTAATAAATTGTGCATTCAAGTATACTAAACTTTAACTAGCAtcttcagtatatatatatatatatatatatatatatatatatatatatatatatatatatatatatatatatatatatatatatatatatatatatatatatatttttttttatgtaggaaggataccggccaagaacaacaaaaatccaataaaaagaaaggcccactgagatgctggtcccgaAATAGGGtaaaaagcagtagtcaaaaaattaagaataagtgtcttgaaaccccgctcttgaaggagttcaggtcataggaagatggaaatacagaagcaggtagagagttccagagtttaccagagaaagggatgaatgattgagaatactggttaactcttgcattagagaggtgaacaaaataggggcgagagaaaggagaaagtcttgtgcagtaaggccacaggaggaaaggaggcatgcagttagctagatcagaagagcagttagcatgaaaatagcaatagaagataacaagagatgtatcattgcagcaatgaaaaagaggcagaagacagccagttagaggagTGGAGTTGCTGAggcgaaaaacttttgattccaccttgtctagaagagcactatgagtggaagccccccccgacatgtgaagtatactccatacatagatggaaaaggaaggtggaaatacagaagcaggcagagagtcccagagtttaccagagaaagggatgaatgattgagaatactggttatctcttgcattagagaggtggacaaaatatgggtaagagaaaagagaaagtcttgtgcatgaaaatagcagtagaagatagcaagagatgcatcaTTGCAGCAATGTAAAAGAGGCAGAAGACAGCCTGTTAGAGGAGTGGAGTtgttgagacaaaaagcttttgattccactttgtctagaagagcactaTGAATGGAAgcccacccagacatgtgaagtatactccatacatggatggaataggcccttgtacaaagttagcagctgaaaGGGTGAGaatggcagagacgtctcagaatgcctaacttcatagaagctgtcttagctaaagatgaaatgtgaagtttccagttcagattataagtaaaggacaaaccaaggatgttcaatgtaaaagaggggaacagttgagtgtcattgaagaagtggggatagttgtcaggaaatttgtgttgagttgatagatggagaaattgagtttttgaggtattgaacaataccaagtttgctctgtgccaattagaaatttttgagagatcagaagtcaggcattctgtggcttccctatatgaactgtttacttcctcaaggattggatgtctatgaaaagacgtgaaaaagtgcagggtggtatcatcatcagcatgggaagagagtgggtgacaggacaaaaccctgaggaacaccactgttaatagatttagaagaacaatgaccacctaccatagcagcaatagaatggtcagaaaggaaaattgacatgaggttacagagagaaggataaaggctataggagagtagtttggaaatcaaagctttgtgccagaatctgtcaaaagcttttaatatgtctaaggcagcagcaaaagttttaccaaaatctctaaaaaaggatgaccaagactcagtaaggaaagccagatcaacAGTAGAACACTCTTGTTGGAAcctatactggcaatcagatagaaggttgtgaagtgatagatgtttaagaatcttcctgttcaggatagattcaaaaactttagagaggcaggaaacagtttcaggaacaggctgaatataggcaaacttccagcaagaaggaaaggtagatgtagacagagttgaaagagtttgactaggcaaggtgcaagcatggaagcgcagttttggagaacaataggagggaccccttcaggtccataatccttctgagagtttaggccagcggggggcatggaaaacatcattgtgaagaattttaataggtagcatgaagcagtcagagagtggagaaaagggaggaacaagccttgaatcatctaatgtagaatttttttttcttagcaaaggtatgagggaagagttcagctttagaggtaGATGAGATggaagtggtgccatctggttgaaataaaagagggaaagaagaagcaaagttattggagatgtttttggctaggtgccagaagtcatgagggtagttagatcttgaaagattttgacactttttattaatgaaggagtttttgccttttcacttggcatgattccaggcatAAAGctcatgagattctggtgatggaaagctcaagtatgtatgtatgtatgtatgtatgtatgtatgtatgtatgtatatatatatatatatatatatatatatatatatatatatatatatatatatatatatatatatatatatatatgttaataCTTTTTGTTAACCCTCAGACTTTCTCTatagcaaaaagaaaacaaatcccTATATGCTCAATTGCCTTCACTTTCTTGATCACTATTATAAACATAAAACATCTATGCTGTGTTTCTGATTCATTACTGTAAATCCCATGGTCAGGAAAGTATTTGTCTTTATTAAAGAATACAGACCATAACTAGGATAATGGTGCCTTAATCCCAGATACTACATACTTAGGACAATATGTAGTGTCTTATCTTGCTTCAAGATACTCACCTTGGAACATCACACACTTTTCACAGCATCCCATCCTTTTATCAGATCAGTTCTCAAAGTCCTCTTTTTAGGATATTCATCAGCTGCTTCATTGCATTCTTCCTAGTCTAATACACAGTCTGAAATCTCCTCAAtgattattttaactttttttgagaAAAGTCTGATAGTATTGGGAGCCAAATCTGGGCTTTtgggagatgaagaaaataattgtggttcttttctttttactgcaCTCTGTAGCTAGCAAAGAACCTAAAAAACACAATGTAAGTTACTTGCAAAAGtaagattattattaattttttatttatttatttattttttatttatttattttatttatctatttatttatttatttactttatttatttatttttatttattttatctatttatttatttacatttttttcatttactattatttttatttatttcatttatttttttttgtatgtgtgtatgtgttagcaTCTTAAACCTAAGATCTTCAGTgtgaaatcaaaagcatttcatcttacCAGTTGCTATCCTcgaactgactgtcttcaacctctctctcagtgccacagtgttgcatcccTTGCTATCTGAAGATATCAGATGATGCTACCCTCATTATTATCCAGATTTAGAGGCCTCATGCCTCATAGTGTTGGCaatcttttccttaattttcttgtggAGTGGAGTTCTCTGTGTCTCTTGAATGGTTAGATCCTTACTGACAACATCCTCAACATAATTCTGCCATCAGCACAGTCCATCAGCTCACACTGGATGGAGTGTGAATTatttaagaaaagaacaaggtgCCACAACATTGTGATCATATGGCACCACTATAAAGTGTTTAAAGCAACTGAAATTGTGGTAGAGTAaaacaaaatgttaaaagcaaCTAGAATCATGGTAAGGTAAAATGATATTATAGTAATAACAAAATCACCTAAAAAGGCAAGACACAGAAGGAAGCTGAATAAAAAGTAAACCAGAGATCAGAGGTTGTGGACGAGGTCAGCCTGAGATTAGAGAAATTTTCTTCAAATTAGAATTTCAGTTGAGAAAAGTACATATGGTTATTTTGGTTTACTATAATTTCCACTAACATTGTTAGAATTTCAGTTGAGAAAAGTACATATGACTACTTTGGTTTACTATAACCTCCACTAACATTGTTATTTTATATAAGTTTTTATGTTCTAAACTCTTTGTTACAGTTGTACCAGAAAACCATAAAGAAGCTGCTGCTAGCATGCTGTGGACCACAGGAAGAGGTTTGTAATGTAGTGAATAGCAGTTTCATATAATTTAAGTAATAATTGCAAGAGGTAAACTGAATGTTGATGTATCATTATTTACATATATGGATGCAGgtacatatattttcagtatttgtAGATATGGGTGCAGATGCAGTTATTTATACAACTTAgggattttattattttgggtGGCCACTTCGTGGATGTCAATCCTTTTATGCACAGGGCTTCCATCAACGTATTTGAGATCAAAGTCAAGATCCGGCAAACAAGCAGTCActaaaaagaagtaaaacagGGCCCAACAATGGGTATACAAGGTCCTTCTGGCCTCCTGTAATGATTAAATGCATCATCTTAACACCAGGTTCAATCCCCCTCATGGCTTCTGCTACCTCTGGTCAGCCTCTCTAAACTGCCTCCTGTACAGTCCAGTGCAGGGCACACATCCACTTGCACAGGGTCCTTCTGGCCTCCTGTGGTGAATTAAATGAAGTTGTTAGCCTGTTTCACCTCCTACAGGTAAGGAAGCATTGCAGCTGCCAAACAACTCCATCCTACTGAGAAAGAATCAGAAGCCACATTCTAAGGGGAACAACTACAACAAGGAACAATGGCTTTAAGGATTGTAATATCCTATGAGTTTCCACCCTCACAAAAGTAGAAAACCACCCACGCTCCTAGAATATTACTTACTGCTGCTGAACAATATCATATACAGCTTCTCAAGACAGATCACTGCCACCCAGGAATGGGAAGGCCTGGAGAAGGAGTAGACGTTACTGCACGAGAGACATTATAATCCTCTGGGTCCAGAGCTCTTAAACAAACTATGAAGCTCAGCAGCATTTAACATTACAACAAAATactacagatacataaacaaGCAGCCCACATACTAAAGggagagccagccagccactctgATATGCAAAAAACCCAGcccatagctttttttttttttttctcgggagggacactggccaagggcaacaaagattaaaaaaaaaaaaagcccactgaggtgccagtcccaggaaagggtccaaagcagtagtcaaaaattgaaggataattgtcttgaaatctccctcttgaaggaattcaagtcataggaagatggaaatacagaagcaggcagggagttccagagtttaccagagaaagggatgaatgattgagaatactggttaactcatgcattagagaggtagacagaatagggatgagagaaagaagagagttttGTACAACGAGGCTATAggaagggagacatgcagttagcaagatcagaagagcagttagcatgaaaatattggtagaagatagctagagatgcaacattgtggcaatgagagaggctgaagacagtcagttagaggagaggaattaatgagacaaaaagcttttgatttcaccctgtctagaagagcagtatgggtGGAACACCCCCaaccatgtgaagcatactccatactccatacatggacaggtaagtcccttgtacagagttagcagctgggggagggggggtgagaaaaactggtggagatgtctcagaatgtgtaacttcatagaagctgttttagctgaagataagatgtgaagtt encodes:
- the LOC135106437 gene encoding uncharacterized protein LOC135106437 isoform X9 — translated: MLLRRTVSLSSQDLSKKALFLVGFMMVKRARELQAMSFSTATQGTIIKVEEENAFIHFICGNCKSDKIQEAGDGHIDCISCGHKSVLHSQGYFLEVWLDCGPDLQQTYVKVKLYQKTIKKLLLACCGPQEEKYSATCLLGHHVGPMACVLLQLHRPHHCSNWTCILAELPY